Genomic segment of Streptomyces sp. NBC_00654:
GCCACGCACCTCTACAACGCGATGCCCGCACTCGGCCATCGCTCCCCCGGCCCGATCGCCGCCCTCCTGGAGGACGAGCGGATCACCGTCGAGCTGATCAACGACGGTACGCATCTGCACCCGGCGGCCCTGGAGCTGGCGTACCACCATGCGGGCGCCGGACGCGTCGCGCTGATCACCGACGCGATGGACGCGGCCGGATTCGGCGACGGCCAGTACCAGCTGGGCCCGCTCGCGGTCGAGGTCAAGGACGGGGTCGCCCGGCTCGTCGAGGGCGGCTCGATCGCCGGCTCCACGCTCACCCTGGACACCGCGTTCCGGCGGGCCGTCACGATCGACCGGATTCCGGTGGACGATGTCGTGCGGTCCATCTCCGCGAACCCGGCCCGGCTGCTCGGCGTGTACGACCGGGTCGGCTCGCTGGACCCGGGCAAGGACGCGGACCTGGTGGTCCTGGACGCGGACTTCGCGCTGAAGGGCGTCATGCGCAAGGGCGAATGGATCATCAAGCCGCAGAACGGGTGAAACCACCCGCCCCGGCCGACAGGCCGAGCACGTAACGAAGAGACGGCGGTTGGCCCCGAGGACTGGGCCGACCGCCGCCTCTTTGGCATGATCGTCAAGGCTTGGCTTCACCGGAAGTAAGCGCGTTCTATCAAGGCACCAAAGGGCCGAGGCACCAAGGATCGGGGGGCGGCGCAGATGATCCTGACCGTCACGCTGAACACCGCGCTCGATGTGACGTACGCCGTTCCGGCGCTCGTCCCGCACACCAGCCACCGGGTGAGCGAGATATCGGAGCGCCCCGGCGGCAAGGGGCTGAACGTGGCCCGGGTGCTCGCCGCGCTCGGCCACGAGACGGTGGTCACCGGCTTCGCCGGCGGCCGCACGGGCGCGGTGCTGCGCGAACTCCTCGCGGGTACGGCCCCGGGGACGCCGCCCACCGGCTCCGCGGCCCCCGCCCCGCGCGACGCCCTGGTCACGGTCGCCGGGAACACCCGGCGCACGCTGGCCGTCGTCGACCGCTCGACCGGCGACACCACCCAGCTCAACGAGCCGGGACCGCAGATCGGCGCCGGTGAATGGGCCGCCCTCGTCGGAACGTACCGGGAACTGCTCACCGGAGCGGACGCGGTCGCCCTCTGCGGCAGCCTGCCGCCCGGGGTCCATGTCGGCGCGTACGCGGAACTGATCCGCCTCGGCCACACCGCCGGGGTCCCCGTGCTGCTGGACACCAGCGGCGAACCGCTGCGCCGCGGCATCGCGGCCCGCCCCGACCTCGTCAAGCCGAACGCCGACGAGCTGGCCCAGCTCACCGGCGCCCGCGAACCGCTGCGCGCCGCCCGTGACGCCCGTCGCCGCGGCGCCCACAGCGTCATCGCGTCCCTGGGGGCGGACGGCATGCTCGCCGCCACCCCCGACGGCGTCTGGCGGGCCTCCCCGCCGGCCGCCGTGCAGGGCAACCCGACCGGCGCGGGCGACTCGGCGGTGGCCGGACTCCTGTCCGGCGTCGCGGAGGGCCTCGGCTGGCCGGACCGGCTGACCAGGGCGGTGGCACTGTCGACGGCGACCGTGCTGGCCCCGGCGGCCGGGGAGTTCGACGGCCCGGCCTACGCCGAGCTGCTGCCGCGCGTCGGCATCGAACGTCTCGCACCCGCGTCCTGAACCGCGCGGACCGGACGACGCGGGCCCGGACGTACGCGGGCCCGGACGACGCCGGGGGCGCGACGCGGGAGTCCAGCACCACTCAGCACAACAGCAAGCAGGGGGCATCATGCCGCTCGTCAGCACCGGTGAACTCGTCTCGGCCGCACAGGCCGAGGGTCGCGGGATCGCCGCCTTCAACGTCATCACGCTGGAGCACGCCGAAGCCATCGCGACGGGGGCGGAGCGCGCGGGTGCGCCCGCGATCCTCCAGATCTCCGAGAACGCCGTGAAGTTCCACGGCGGCCGGCTCTCCGCCGTCGCCGCCGCGGCCGCCGCCGTCGCCCGCGCCTCCACCGCACCGCTCGCCCTCCACCTCGACCACGTCGAGTCCGTCGAGCTGCTGCACCGGGCGCACGGGGAGGGCTTCGGCTCGGTGATGTTCGACGCCTCCAAGCTCCCGTACGACGAGAACGTGAAGGCCACCGCGGAGGCCGTCCGCTGGGGTCATGAGCGCGGCCTGTGGATCGAGGCGGAGCTGGGCAAGGTCGGCGGCAAGGAGGGCGAGGCCCCGCTGGACGCGCACGCCCCCGGTGTACGCACCGACCCGGCCGAGGCCGCCGCGTATGTCGCCGGCACCGGGGTGGACGCCCTGGCCGTGGCGGTCGGCTCCTCGCACGCGATGACCGAGCGCACCGCCGCCCTGGACCACGCCCTGATCACCCGTCTGCGTGACGCGGTCCCGGTCCCCCTGGTGCTGCACGGCTCCAGCGGGGTCCCCGACGCGGAGATCCGGCAGGCGGTCACCTCGGGCATGGTCAAGATCAACGTGGGCACGGCCCTGAACACCGCGTTCACCGGCGCGGTACGGGCGTACCTGGCCGAACACCCGACGGGCGTGGACCCCCGCAAGTACCTCGTCCCGGCCCGCGAGGCGATGGCCGGGACGGTGGCGGGCTTCCTGCGGCTGACGGGCTGACGGTCAGCCGGACCGACGCCCACTGGGCCGCTGCCGCAGGGCGGGAAACGGGGCAGCGCGGGAAACCGAGCGGCGCCGCCCCGGTCCCGTCCCGCAGCGGTCGTCTCCGCTGTGGTACGGGCGCCGGAGGCGGCGCCGCCGAACGCTCTGAACGCTCCGGATCACGCCTTGGGCGGGGTGACCTCGACCCAGTCCAGGATCACGTTGCACTGGTTGCCGTCCTCGCACGAGATCTTGATCTCGTTGTCACCCTTCTGGAGGGTGACCGGCGCCCAGGTGGTCTGCCAGTTCTTCTCCCACTCCGGGTCGGAGGACTTGATGAAGTTCTTCAGTCCGATCGGCTGGGAGTTCGCCTTGCCGTTGACCGTGAGGGTGGCGAAGGCGTCGACCGCCGGAATCGCGTAGCGCACGGTCAGGGCGTACTCACCGGAGTCCGGCATGTTCGCCTTCCAGGTCGCCGAGGCGCCGACCTGGTTGAAGCCCGAGATGTAGGCGCCCTCGGCACCCTGCGCGCCCTTGACCGTCTTCTCGGTCACGGCCGATCCGCCCAGCGTCAGCGTCGCCGCGTCCTGCTTCGGCAGCTCGGCGGGCGCCTCCGGCTTCTTGGACTTCTCGGCCTTCGGGGACTCCTTGACCTCACCGGCGGGCCCCTGCGTCGTCCCGGCCTCGTTCTTCTTCTTGTCGCCGTTGTCGCCGTTGACCAGGGCGACGCCGATACCGATGAGCACGACCGCGACCACGGCGACCGCCGCAATCAGCAGGGCCTTGGTGTTGGGGCCGCCCCGGCCGGGACCGCCGTTCCTGCCGCCGCCGTTGCCGCCCTGGCGCGGGACCTGCGCGGTGGGTCCGCCACCGGGATAGGTCTCGGGGGCCGCGTACTGCCCGTTCGGCTGACCGTACTGCGGGGGCTGCTGGCCGTACGCCTGCTGGTGCGGAACCTGCTGCCCGTACTGGCGCTCGCCGACGGTCCGCACCTGGTTGTACGAGGTTCTGGGCACGCCGGGCTGCGCGGCCGGACCGGGGTAGCCGTAGCCTCCCTGTCCGGGCGGCTGGGCGCCTGCCGCTTGTCCGTCCGCGTACAGGTAGCCGAACGGATCGTCGTCCTCGGGCTTGCTCGCGCCGTTGTTTCCGGCCGTCATCCCTGGGTCACTCCTCACCATGTCGCCAGCCGTCGCCGACCGGCCGAGCCTACCTTGAACGGAGCACCCGCCGAATTTCCCGTGACCCTTCCGGTACGGCGGCACGAGCGGGTGCGGAGCCCGGGAGAAACCGTTCCGTGAACGTCATCCGGCCCTGCGGTGAACCTTCGACCGGGACCGCTTCTCCACGTACATCCGCTGGTCCGCGGAGCGCAGGACCTCTTCCACCGTCATGCCGCACTCGGCCCATCCGATGCCGAAGCTCGCCCCGACCCGGACCGCTCTGCCGTCCACCCGGATCGGCGGGATGATGGCGTTCCGCAGGCGTACGGCCAGGTCGGCGGCGTCCGCCGCGCCGAGTCCGTCCGCGAGCACGACGAATTCGTCACCCCCGAGCCGCGCGACGGTGTCCCCGTCGCGCACACAGGTGGTGAGCCGCCGGGCCACCTCGATCAGCACGGCGTCCCCCGTGTGATGCCCGAAACGGTCATTGATGGACTTGAAGCCGTCGAGGTCGCAGAAGAGGACCGCGAGCCCCTTCGCCCCGTCGTCCTTCTCCTCGTCCGGAGCCGCCGTGTGCACATGGTGGTCGTACGGGCCGACCCCCGGCACCGGGTCCGACTCGTAGCCGTCGGGCTGGAAGCCCTGCGCCCGGGAGGACTCGACGTCTCCGTACGCCGCGTCCAGCGCCTCGATCGCCGTGGTCGCGGTGGAATGCGGACGCTCGCAGATCCGGGCGCTGAGCCGGGACCGGAGCTCGGCGCTGTTGGGCAGCCCGGTGAGCGCGTCGTGCGAGGCACGGTGCGCGAGGTTCAGCTCATTGCGCTTGCGCTCCTCTATGTCCTCGACATGGGTGAGGAGGAAGCGGGGGCCGTCCGCGGTGTCGGCGACGACGGAGTTGCGCAGCGAGACCCAGAGGTACGTGCCGTCCCTGCGTCCGAGCCGCAGCTCGGCCCTGCCCCCCTCGGCCGACGTACGCAGCAGGGTGCCGATGTCCTCGGGGTGGACCAGGTCGGCGAAGGAGTACCGGCGCAGCACGGAGGCGGGACGGCCCAGGAGGCGGCACAGGGCGTCGTTCGTCCGCAGCAGCCTGCCGTGCTGGTCCCCGCCCATCTCGGCGATCGCCATCCCGCTGGGGGCGTACTCGAAGGCCTGGCGGAACGACTCCTCGCTGGCCCGCAGCGCCTGCTGCTCCCGTTCGAGTCTGACCAGGGCGCGCTGCATATTTGCTCGGAGGCGAGCGTTACTGATCGCAATCGCCGCCTGTGATGCATACATCTGGAGGGCTTCGCGCCCCCAGGCGCCGGGGCGGCGCCCGTTGCGCGGGCGGTCGACGGATATGACGCCGAGAAGATCCTGCTTGCCGCCGGACGCGTACATCGGGGCGTAGAGCCGGTCCAGGGGGTGCCACTCGTCCTCGAAGCGGGGCTCGGGGCCCTCGGTGTGCCACTGCGGTACGTCGTCGTCGAGGAGGACCCAGCCCTCGGTGTGGGGTATGAACCGGAGTTCGTCCCAGGCCTCCCCCATGGTCAGCCTGCGCTCCCAGGAGGCGCGGGAGCCGACGCGTCCGGTGATCAGGGCTTCCGCGGCGGCGTTGCCCGCGAAGGCGGCGATGACGAGGTCGCCGTCGGGCCGGACGAGGTTCACACAGCCCAGTTCGTAGCCGAGACCGGCGACGATGCCGTCGGCCACGGTCTGCAGCGTGTCCGCCAGACTCCGCGCCGTATTGAGATCAGCGACGGCCTGGTGCAGCTGCCGCATGGTCGCAAGACGAACGTACGGTTCCGACTCGGCCTCCATTGCTCGCACTCCCCGAGACCTCGACAGCAACTCCAGGTTTCATATCGACGTACTTGTTGTAGTGTCACGCTCACTGAATCACAGTGAGCTGTGCACTCGGTACACAGGGTCAACAAATACTGGACTCTGTGACTCAAGTCACAACAGGTGATGAAGGGTTCCCAGTGACTCCCCGGACCCTCTCATCGTTTTCTTGAACGCAAATCTGTACGTTGCACAGACCCCCGGCACAGACCCCCCGCTCCGGCAGCGTGCCCCCGACGGCCCCCTCCAGTCCTCGTCGTTCCGGAGTCCTAGGACCCGGCTGGTCCCCTGGCCCGATGCGGCCGTCCGGCGCCCGCGGCTAGCGTGCACGGTGTGTTGCAGACAAAGCCCCCTTCCCCGCGCCCCGAACCCGTCCCCCATGCTGAGGGGGTGAGCAACGACGAGTTCCGTGCCGCCCTCGCGCGGCTGGCCGCAGGAGTGGTGCTGGTCACCGCGCAGGAGCCACCGCTCGACGAGCACGGCCGGGGCGAGGACGTCGGGATGACGGCGACCGCCTTCATGTCGGTCTCCCTGGACCCGCCGCTGGTGATGGTGAGCCTGCGCAACGACTCCCGGATGGACGACCTGCTGGCGGAGCAGCCGCTCTGGGCCGTCTCCGTACTGGCGGGCAGCCAGCGGCACATCGCGGGCCGGTTCGCCATGAAGGGCCGGATCAGCGACCGGCTGCTCTTCGAGGACATCCCCTACGTCCGGGGAGAGGTGACGAACGCCCCCCTGGTCGGCGGAGCGCTGGCGACCCTGGAGTGCCGTACGGAGCAGCGCGTCCTGGCCGGTGACCACACGCTGGTGATCGGACGGGTGATGACGGCGGCCCTGCCGAGCGCGGACGGCGACCCGCTGACGTACTTCAGGGGGCGCTACCGCCAGCTGGACTGAGGGCCGACGGGCTGAGGCCTGGCCTGGCCTCCGCTGAGGCCGGGCTGAGGCCCGAGTGGCGGCCTCGCTACCAGTCGCGGCCCGAGTGGCGGCCTCGCTACCAGTCGAGGCCCGAGTGGCGGCCTCGCTACCAGTCGCGGCCCGAGCGCCCGCGCTTCGTGTCCCCGCGCTGCTTCTTCTCCCGCAGCCTGCGCTCATTGATCCCGCGCGGGATCCTGCTCTTGCGGCGCGGCTTGGGCGGCGGCGCCGTGGCCTCGGCGAGCAGGGAGGCGAGCCGTACGGCGGCCGTCTCACGGTTGCGCCACTGGGAACGGTGCTCGGAGGCCCGTACCGCCACCACGCCGTTGACCAGCCGGCCCGCCAGCCGCTCCAGCGCCCGCGCCTTCCACACCTCGGGCAGCGCCTCGGTCGCCGCCAGATCGAAGCGCAGCTCCACCTGGGAGTCGCTGGTGTTGACGTGCTGACCGCCCGGCCCGGAGGACCGCGAGAAACGCCACATGAGCTCGGCCTCCGGCAGGGAGACCGAACCGCGGATGACATAGGGCCCGGACATGACACCCATGTTCCCCGCCCCGCGGCCCGTACGTCACCTTCTTTTGCCATACGCGTGCGACGCATTGCGTCGGAACCTCGGCAAAGAAAGTAAAGGGACCAGGAACCTCGTGGTCCATTGCCTGCGTTATGACGGGTGACGGTAGCTTTCGTGATGGCACGAAGCCCGTACACGACGAGGAAAGGGACTTCCCATGGCAGTAAGCCTGTCCAAGGGCGGCAACGTCTCGCTCACCAAGGAGGCACCGGGCCTTACCGCCGTCACGGTCGGCCTCGGCTGGGACGTCCGCACCACCACCGGCACCGACTTCGACCTCGACGCCTCGGCGATCGCGGTCAACCCGGCGGGGAAGGTCGTCTCCGACGGCCACTTCGTCTTCTTCAACAACAAGTCGACGCCGGACCAGACCATCGTCCACACCGGTGACAACGTCACGGGCCAGGGCGAGGGCGACGACGAGCAGATCAACGTCAACCTGGCGGGTCTGCCGGCCGACGTGGACAAGATCGTCTTCCCGGTCTCCATCTACGACGCCGAGAACCGCAGCCAGAATTTCGGCCAGGTCCGCAACGCGTTCATCCGCATCATCAACCAGGCCGGCGGCACCGAGATCGCCCGCTACGACCTGAGCGAGGACGCCGCCACCGAGACCGCCATGGTCTTCGGCGAGCTCTACCGCAACGGTGCCGAGTGGAAGTTCCGCGCCGTCGGCCAGGGCTACGCCTCCGGCCTGCGCGGTATCGCCCAGGACTTCGGCGTCAACCTCTGACGCGTTCCTGACCATTCCACGGGAGCCCCCGGCCACCACCCCGGCCGGGGGCTCCCGTGCGCCGTCGGTGCCGGCGGCGGGGGCGCGTGCCATCGACGCCGGCGGGGAAAGCGCGTGACGTCGGCGACGACGGCGGGAGCCCGTGGGCGGCGCGTAGGGTGCGCCGCATGATCATCGAACCGCTGGGTCTCGGCGCGGGGCCCCACGACATCCCCGGTCCGCTGCTCACCGAACTCACCGCGCTCTACGCGTCCAACCGGGCGTTCCAGCAGTTGAGCGGCGACTTCCCGGACCCGGACGACATCCGCCCCGAGCAGGTCGCCGCCGCACTCGCGGACGAACTGGCCCACCCCGACGCCGAGGTGCTGCTCGCCCGCGCGGAAGGCGCCCTCGTCGGCGTCGCCGTGACGCTCGCCCACCATCCGGACCCGGCCGACCCGGACCCGTGGATCGGGCTCCTGATGGTCGACGCCGGGCAGCACCGCTCCGGGTACGGGCGCCAGTTGGCCCGGCTCGTCGAGGACCGCTTCCGCGCGGCGGGGCGCGACGGCGTACGGATCGCGGTCCTGGAGAACAACCCCCGGGCGCTCGCCTACTGGACCGCGCTCGGCTACGAAGTCATCGGTCATCGGCCGGACCGTCAACTGGGCCGCCCCTGCACGATCCTGCGCACATCGCTGCACCCTCCCAAGTCCACCGAATAACGGACACACAGGTACCCCAGTCGGACAAGAACTGGTCAAAAACTTGTGAGGCAATTGTCAGCACACCGTCAAAGACGGTCATTCGGTGGCACGCTCTCCGCTCGTAGTCCCCCCACAGGACGACCAACGGAGAACACACATGAACCCCCACATGAACACCCGTCGTGCCGCGGCACTCGCGGCGGTCGCCGCCATGGTGGTCGCGGGCGTGCAGGCAGGTTCGGCCGTCGCCACTCCCGGCGACAGCGACTCCTCGTCGCGTACGGCCTCCGTCTCCGCCTCCGCGCTCGGCGTGAACACCGCGGCGCAGCGCGGCACGGCCATCAAGTCCGCCCAGGCGGACGCGGCTTCGGCGGCCGAGGCCCTCGGACTGGGCGGCCGGGAAAAGCTGATCGTCCGTGATGTGATCAAGGACGCCCAGGGCACGGTGCACACCCGCTACGAGCGCACCTACGCCGGACTGCCGGTCCTCGGCGGCGACCTGGTCACCCACGTCGCGGGCAACGGCAAGCTCAAGAGCGTCG
This window contains:
- a CDS encoding 1-phosphofructokinase family hexose kinase, with product MILTVTLNTALDVTYAVPALVPHTSHRVSEISERPGGKGLNVARVLAALGHETVVTGFAGGRTGAVLRELLAGTAPGTPPTGSAAPAPRDALVTVAGNTRRTLAVVDRSTGDTTQLNEPGPQIGAGEWAALVGTYRELLTGADAVALCGSLPPGVHVGAYAELIRLGHTAGVPVLLDTSGEPLRRGIAARPDLVKPNADELAQLTGAREPLRAARDARRRGAHSVIASLGADGMLAATPDGVWRASPPAAVQGNPTGAGDSAVAGLLSGVAEGLGWPDRLTRAVALSTATVLAPAAGEFDGPAYAELLPRVGIERLAPAS
- a CDS encoding class II fructose-bisphosphate aldolase, which encodes MPLVSTGELVSAAQAEGRGIAAFNVITLEHAEAIATGAERAGAPAILQISENAVKFHGGRLSAVAAAAAAVARASTAPLALHLDHVESVELLHRAHGEGFGSVMFDASKLPYDENVKATAEAVRWGHERGLWIEAELGKVGGKEGEAPLDAHAPGVRTDPAEAAAYVAGTGVDALAVAVGSSHAMTERTAALDHALITRLRDAVPVPLVLHGSSGVPDAEIRQAVTSGMVKINVGTALNTAFTGAVRAYLAEHPTGVDPRKYLVPAREAMAGTVAGFLRLTG
- a CDS encoding CBM35 domain-containing protein, with amino-acid sequence MTAGNNGASKPEDDDPFGYLYADGQAAGAQPPGQGGYGYPGPAAQPGVPRTSYNQVRTVGERQYGQQVPHQQAYGQQPPQYGQPNGQYAAPETYPGGGPTAQVPRQGGNGGGRNGGPGRGGPNTKALLIAAVAVVAVVLIGIGVALVNGDNGDKKKNEAGTTQGPAGEVKESPKAEKSKKPEAPAELPKQDAATLTLGGSAVTEKTVKGAQGAEGAYISGFNQVGASATWKANMPDSGEYALTVRYAIPAVDAFATLTVNGKANSQPIGLKNFIKSSDPEWEKNWQTTWAPVTLQKGDNEIKISCEDGNQCNVILDWVEVTPPKA
- the cdgB gene encoding diguanylate cyclase CdgB, which produces MEAESEPYVRLATMRQLHQAVADLNTARSLADTLQTVADGIVAGLGYELGCVNLVRPDGDLVIAAFAGNAAAEALITGRVGSRASWERRLTMGEAWDELRFIPHTEGWVLLDDDVPQWHTEGPEPRFEDEWHPLDRLYAPMYASGGKQDLLGVISVDRPRNGRRPGAWGREALQMYASQAAIAISNARLRANMQRALVRLEREQQALRASEESFRQAFEYAPSGMAIAEMGGDQHGRLLRTNDALCRLLGRPASVLRRYSFADLVHPEDIGTLLRTSAEGGRAELRLGRRDGTYLWVSLRNSVVADTADGPRFLLTHVEDIEERKRNELNLAHRASHDALTGLPNSAELRSRLSARICERPHSTATTAIEALDAAYGDVESSRAQGFQPDGYESDPVPGVGPYDHHVHTAAPDEEKDDGAKGLAVLFCDLDGFKSINDRFGHHTGDAVLIEVARRLTTCVRDGDTVARLGGDEFVVLADGLGAADAADLAVRLRNAIIPPIRVDGRAVRVGASFGIGWAECGMTVEEVLRSADQRMYVEKRSRSKVHRRAG
- a CDS encoding flavin reductase family protein produces the protein MSNDEFRAALARLAAGVVLVTAQEPPLDEHGRGEDVGMTATAFMSVSLDPPLVMVSLRNDSRMDDLLAEQPLWAVSVLAGSQRHIAGRFAMKGRISDRLLFEDIPYVRGEVTNAPLVGGALATLECRTEQRVLAGDHTLVIGRVMTAALPSADGDPLTYFRGRYRQLD
- the arfB gene encoding alternative ribosome rescue aminoacyl-tRNA hydrolase ArfB, whose amino-acid sequence is MGVMSGPYVIRGSVSLPEAELMWRFSRSSGPGGQHVNTSDSQVELRFDLAATEALPEVWKARALERLAGRLVNGVVAVRASEHRSQWRNRETAAVRLASLLAEATAPPPKPRRKSRIPRGINERRLREKKQRGDTKRGRSGRDW
- a CDS encoding TerD family protein; the encoded protein is MAVSLSKGGNVSLTKEAPGLTAVTVGLGWDVRTTTGTDFDLDASAIAVNPAGKVVSDGHFVFFNNKSTPDQTIVHTGDNVTGQGEGDDEQINVNLAGLPADVDKIVFPVSIYDAENRSQNFGQVRNAFIRIINQAGGTEIARYDLSEDAATETAMVFGELYRNGAEWKFRAVGQGYASGLRGIAQDFGVNL
- a CDS encoding GNAT family N-acetyltransferase, which encodes MIIEPLGLGAGPHDIPGPLLTELTALYASNRAFQQLSGDFPDPDDIRPEQVAAALADELAHPDAEVLLARAEGALVGVAVTLAHHPDPADPDPWIGLLMVDAGQHRSGYGRQLARLVEDRFRAAGRDGVRIAVLENNPRALAYWTALGYEVIGHRPDRQLGRPCTILRTSLHPPKSTE